In Candidatus Sulfotelmatobacter sp., a genomic segment contains:
- a CDS encoding choice-of-anchor V domain-containing protein, whose translation MRHTIVRAAVVCVLVLGVTRAFAVPTGAVATRTGALGFANTPPKPSEAAELNCTVCHTPNGSGIPSGINDPSGSLTLLGVPHNYSPGSTYLITVRLQHTWNPVPPDPLRWGFQLQAIQANTGDSAGIWQFGANVPPDSFKIVKPTGSSVYKNRRYVDQAGWTIDIEHPGGPTHYGEVGPVEWHVNWQAPPGDSGKIYFFAAGNSTNGDDQCNGSGDFVFTTMDSSVASGSTAVPGGGARFLTVLDAPIPNPARGRADLGFSIEHGGVVDLSIFDLSGRRVATVLHEFRDAGRYRAEWSGRTDRGLLARNGVYFVRLTSPDHQLISEKLTLSR comes from the coding sequence ATGCGCCACACCATCGTCCGGGCGGCCGTCGTTTGCGTGCTTGTCCTGGGAGTGACGCGCGCCTTCGCAGTCCCCACCGGCGCCGTCGCCACGCGAACCGGAGCGCTGGGTTTCGCCAACACTCCGCCAAAGCCCTCCGAGGCCGCCGAACTCAACTGCACGGTCTGCCACACTCCGAACGGCAGTGGCATTCCTTCGGGAATCAACGATCCGAGCGGCTCGCTGACGTTGCTCGGCGTCCCCCACAACTACTCGCCGGGTTCCACTTATTTGATCACGGTCCGCCTGCAGCACACCTGGAATCCGGTACCGCCCGATCCGCTGCGCTGGGGATTTCAGCTCCAGGCGATTCAGGCCAACACCGGCGACAGCGCGGGCATCTGGCAGTTCGGCGCGAACGTTCCGCCCGATTCGTTCAAGATCGTGAAGCCGACGGGAAGCAGCGTGTACAAGAACCGCCGCTACGTGGATCAGGCCGGCTGGACTATCGACATCGAGCATCCCGGCGGCCCCACGCACTACGGCGAAGTGGGCCCGGTCGAGTGGCACGTCAACTGGCAGGCCCCGCCGGGCGATAGCGGCAAGATCTATTTCTTCGCCGCCGGCAACTCGACCAACGGCGACGATCAATGCAATGGCAGCGGCGACTTCGTGTTCACGACCATGGACAGTTCGGTGGCGAGCGGCTCGACCGCCGTGCCGGGCGGCGGCGCCCGATTCCTCACCGTGCTCGACGCGCCGATCCCCAATCCTGCTCGCGGCCGCGCCGACCTCGGCTTCTCGATCGAGCATGGCGGCGTGGTGGATCTCTCGATCTTCGATCTTTCCGGGCGCCGCGTGGCCACCGTGCTCCACGAATTCCGTGACGCCGGCCGCTATCGCGCCGAGTGGAGCGGCCGCACCGACCGTGGATTGCTGGCGAGGAACGGGGTCTACTTCGTCCGACTCACCTCGCCGGATCACCAGCTCATCTCCGAGAAGTTGACGCTGTCGCGGTGA